In Pochonia chlamydosporia 170 chromosome 3, whole genome shotgun sequence, the following are encoded in one genomic region:
- a CDS encoding PH domain-containing protein (similar to Metarhizium robertsii ARSEF 23 XP_007819786.1), whose product MAATQAIDVAPRKSAGFDHVGEATGASLSRSRPTYESFTNVSQNGCFESDRVIKSGYVEKRTKTKNWKRVYLVLRPKTLSIYRDENETKLRHQLYLSDLSAVAFLKDPKQKRDHVFGLFSPSRNYHLQAPTRQDAQEWVEIIRRETRIEEEEEEMLLASPLPRSVSPAGLMSMATSGIPIALEGRDSDRVLSSSPETYNAPEPGFAFGTGRRVSSTIDSSGMSGNEMPSHSDLSDNETQRPRVFANRSGSQISISNVLGSSIGTPGEQHPDRVIWQGWLWQLRSKRGVKQWKDMWAVLRPRNLILYKDQQEYTAQWILALSAVVDVVDTDPVKNKDNCLQIITEEKSYRFCTHGEEALVQFIGAFKSLLAKRRGLEARAAASSL is encoded by the exons ATGGCTGCTACACAAGCAATCGATGTTGCTCCCCGAAAGAGCGCCGGCTTCGATCATGTGGGCGAAGCAACTGGCGCCTCCTTATCTCGAAGCCGACCTACCTACGAGTCGTTCACCAACGTCAGCCAGAACGGCTGCTTCGAATCCGACCGAGTAATAAAAAGTGGTTACGTTGAAAAGAGAACCAAGACAAAG AATTGGAAAAGGGTATATCTCGTTTTGCGACCGAAAACGTTATCGATATATAGAGACGAAAACGAGACAAAGCTTCGTCACCAGCTGTATCTGTCAGACCTTTCCGCTGTCGCCTTCCTCAAAGATCCCAAGCAAAAACGTGACCATGTCTTTGGACTGTTCTCCCCCTCTCGCAACTACCATCTACAAGCGCCAACAAGGCAAGACGCCCAAGAATGGGTCGAAATAATAAGGAGAGAAACAAGGAtagaggaagaagaagaggaaatgcTTCTCGCAAGCCCCCTACCGCGGAGTGTGTCACCTGCAGGACTCATGTCGATGGCGACGAGCGGCATTCCAATAGCCTTGGAGGGTCGCGACTCCGACAGGGTACTCTCAAGTTCACCGGAAACCTACAATGCTCCAGAACCAGGGTTTGCCTTCGGGACGGGTCGACGAGTGTCATCCACTATCGACTCATCTGGCATGTCGGGCAATGAAATGCCGTCACATTCTGACCTATCCGACAATGAGACACAGAGACCTAGAG TTTTCGCTAACCGGTCAGGGAGCCAAATAAGTATATCCAACGTCCTAGGCAGCAGCATCGGCACCCCAGGCGAGCAGCATCCCGATAGAGTTATCTGGCAAGGGTGGCTCTGGCAGCTGCGAAGCAAAAGAGGTGTGAAGCAATGGAAGGATATGTGGGCAGTGCTCCGACCTAGGAACCTCATTCTTTACAAAGACCAGCAGGAATACACGGCACAGTGGATTCTAGCACTCTCGGCTGTCGTCGATGTTGTGGACACTGATCCCGTCAAAAACAAGGACAATTGTCTGCAGATTATTACCGAGGAGAAGAGCTACAGGTTCTGCACCCATGGCGAAGAGGCTCTGGTCCAGTTCATCGGGGCATTCAAAAGCCTGCTTGCAAAGCGACGAGGGCTTGAAGCGAGGGCAGCCGCATCTTCTCTGTGA
- a CDS encoding mitochondrial oxaloacetate transporter (similar to Magnaporthe oryzae 70-15 XP_003717164.1), with protein MSTTLGAFIAGGIAACGAVTATHPFETVKIRMQLQGELQQKGHQPHHYRGPIHGVGVIVRNEGLRGIYRGLGTAYIYQILLNGCRLGFYDPMRKGLATLFLKNENAQNLGINMFCGAFSGVIGAAAGSPFFLVKTRLQSYSPFLPVGTQHQYRNAWDGLSQIYRGEGVGGLYRGIGAAMIRTGFGSSVQLPTYFFAKRRLMRHAGMEEGPALHLASSAASGFVVCCFMHPPDTIMSRLYNQNGNLYKGVFDCLGKTIRTEGFFAIYKGFLPHLARILPHTILTLSLAEQTNKLVRKFEGRLLPMVAKA; from the exons ATGTCGACAACGCTTGG AGCATTCATCGCTGGCGGCATCGCAGCTTGTGGTGCAGTTACGGCAACCCATCCATTCGAGACTGTCAAGATTCG AATGCAATTGCAAGGCGAGCTCCAACAAAAAGGACACCAACCTCACCATTACCGCGGCCCAATCCACGGCGTGGGTGTAATCGTACGAAATGAGGGCTTACGGGGTATTTACCGGGGTCTAGGAACGGCATACATTTACCAGATTCTCCTTAATGGCTGTCGATTAGGGTTCTACGATCCCATGCGTAAGGGCCTCGCAACACTGTTTCTCAAGAACGAGAACGCGCAGAACCTCGGAATCAACATGTTTTGTGGTGCCTTCTCAGGTGTCATTGGCGCAGCTGCTGGCAGTCCGTTTTTCCTCGTCAAAACCCGTCTTCAAAGTTACTCGCCCTTTTTGCCCGTCGGTACTCAGCACCAGTATCGCAATGCGTGGGATGGCCTGTCCCAGATTTATCGCGGCGAAGGTGTGGGCGGCTTGTACCGTGGTATTGGCGCGGCAATGATCCGAACTGGTTTTGGCAGCTCTGTCCAACTGCCTACATACTTCTTCGCCAAGAGACGGTTGATGAGACACGCCGGTATGGAGGAGGGACCAGCGTTGCACCTGGCAAGCAGTGCTGCCAGTGGCTTTGTCGTCTGCTGCTTCATGCACCCCCCTG ATACCATCATGTCCCGACTGTACAACCAGAACGGCAATCTCTACAAAGGCGTTTTCGACTGCTTAGGAAAGACGATTCGCACCGAGGGCTTCTTCGCCATCTACAAGGGCTTCCTCCCACATCTGGCTCGAATTCTACCACATACCATCCTGACGCTTTCGTTGGCTGAAcagaccaacaagctggTGAGGAAGTTCGAGGGCAGATTACTGCCCATGGTTGCCAAGGCTTAA
- a CDS encoding histone H3 methyltransferase complex and RNA cleavage factor II complex, subunit SWD2 (similar to Nectria haematococca mpVI 77-13-4 XP_003048821.1): protein MSSTPMDLDRPSGASSNGPSLNIQRSLGGTSSVSNLSDVMSSFRPTKLLRREDLKEGRQTPHVLSIDYDDEGELLMTSASDETIQIYNVREGRYDKSLLSKKYGVKLAKFTHTNSSIIYASTKQNNAIRYLATHDNSFIRYFEGHEGNVTNLAVHPGSDNFISCSQDNTVRLWDTQSKHWQGQLFLRSPYLAAYDPSGMVFAVACPSSGTVLLYDVRNYDKAPFSTIDVVEQCNMVDQQNLVKGWTKLEFSNDGKSLLVGTKGNGHFLLDAFEGTLKAYLHKPTGGTRRQAPGETAPLSNGNAATDPSNFDSSGDCCFAPDGRFVISGSKQDVFVWDSMSSMPDNKILEPTWTLSDKRETAVVAFNPRFNFFATADQDLLFWLPDASYIGG, encoded by the exons ATGTCATCAACTCCCATGGATCTGGACCGCCCTAGCGGTGCGTCCAGCAATGGACCATCCTTAAACATTCAGAGGTCATTAGGTGGCACATCGTCTGTGTCCAATCTGAGCGATGTCATGTCCAGCTTTAGGCCTACCAAG CTGCTCCGACGCGAAGACCTGAAGGAAGGTCGCCAAACCCCGCATGTGTTATCGATCGACTACGATGATGAAGGCGAGCTCTTAATGACGTCTGCCAGCGATGAAACGATACAGATCTACAACGTTCGGGAAGGTCGCTACGACAAGAGCCTTCTGAGCAAAAAGTATGGCGTCAAATTGGCCAAGTTTACACATACAAATTCGAGCATCATCTATGCCAGCACAAAGCAAAACA ACGCCATTCGTTACCTTGCGACCCATGATAACTCATTTATCCGCTACTTCGAGGGGCATGAAGGCAATGTGACCAACCTCGCAGTTCACCCTGGCAGCGACAATTTCATTTCTTGCTCCCAAGACAACACCGTCCGACTCTGGGACACGCAGTCCAAACATTGGCAGGGGCAGTTATTTCTCAGATCGCCGTACCTTGCGGCCTATGACCCTTCCGGTATGGTCTTTGCCGTTGCGTGTCCCAGCAGCGGAACAGTACTCCTATACGACGTTCGCAATTATGATAAGGCTCCATTCTCAACCATAGACGTGGTCGAGCAGTGCAATATGGTTGACCAGCAGAACCTCGTCAAGGGTTGGACCAAGTTGGAGTTCTCTAACGACGGGAAGTCGCTGCTTGTCGGCACGAAAGGCAATGGCCACTTCCTCTTGGATGCCTTTGAGGGAACGCTCAAGGCATACTTGCACAAGCCCACCGGCGGAACCAGACGACAAGCTCCCGGTGAAACAGCGCCCTTATCAAACGGCAATGCGGCAACCGACCCCTCGAATTTCGACAGCAGTGGAGACTGCTGTTTTGCTCCGGATGGACGATTCGTCATCAGCGGATCGAAGCAGGACGTATTTGTGTGGGATTCGATGTCTTCGATGCCTGACAATAAGATTCTGGAACCAACTTGGACGCTGTCGGACAAGAGAGAAACAGCCGTTGTTGCCTTTAATCCACGTTTCAACTTCTTCGCTACAGCAGATCAAGACTTGTTGTTTTGGCTACCAGACGCCTCATACATTGGTGGCTAG
- a CDS encoding cellulase family protein (similar to Cordyceps militaris CM01 XP_006671920.1) — MKFSISLLAFSYGCLSLAASATEETRAVAVDKPNVPLSSSSRWILDSAGKRLKLRCINWAGHMEANVPEGLNKKPIEQVADWIAKQGYNCVRLTYSIDMALNPTLKVQDSFRAAAAAAGVAEADMMRLYNTAVQKNPFLSGASVLDVFDRVQSALWDRGVMTILDNHVSRAGWCCDLSDGNGWWSDAKFYLAANSRYFDTQKWLDGLKAMATWSASRPGIVGMSLRNELRAHVIQIPWAANTWLSYMPRAGNIVHAANPKLLVIVGGINGGTDLSPLKNGNMNLGNWANKRVWEAHVYSFTVVTPSLGSCDIRKAEFGGLFGFVLEQNKATTGPLFLSEFGVGMTGGPHDGLNDDDNDYLTCLVGYMENNDADWAHWAVQGSYYIRDKVVDQNETWGALDYDWSDWRNPKFKGMLGKMFDVTQGP; from the coding sequence ATGAAGTTTAGCATTTCATTATTAGCTTTCAGCTACGGCTGCTTGTCACTCGCTGCTTCCGCTACGGAAGAAACTCGAGCAGTTGCAGTAGACAAGCCCAATGTGCCACTCAGTTCCTCGAGCCGTTGGATTCTTGACTCTGCCGGAAAGCGACTCAAACTGCGATGTATCAACTGGGCAGGCCATATGGAGGCCAACGTCCCCGAGGGTCTCAACAAGAAACCCATTGAGCAAGTTGCCGACTGGATTGCTAAGCAAGGCTACAACTGTGTCCGATTAACTTACTCAATCGATATGGCGCTCAACCCGACACTCAAGGTTCAAGACTCATTCCGCGcggcagccgcagcagccgGCGTTGCTGAAGCCGACATGATGCGCTTATACAACACTGCTGTCCAAAAGAACCCTTTCCTCTCTGGCGCCTCGGTCCTCGACGTCTTCGACAGGGTCCAATCTGCCCTCTGGGACCGCGGCGTCATGACCATCCTCGATAACCATGTCAGCAGGGCAGGTTGGTGCTGCGACTTATCAGACGGCAATGGCTGGTGGAGTGACGCCAAGTTCTACCTCGCCGCCAACAGTCGATATTTTGACACACAAAAGTGGCTCGACGGCCTCAAAGCAATGGCTACATGGAGCGCATCTCGCCCCGGTATCGTAGGCATGTCTCTCCGCAACGAGCTGCGCGCTCACGTCATCCAGATCCCCTGGGCGGCCAACACCTGGCTATCCTACATGCCTCGTGCAGGAAACATTGTGCACGCAGCGAAccccaagctcctcgtcatcgtGGGGGGCATCAACGGCGGGACAGACCTCTCCCCCCTCAAAAACGGCAACATGAACCTCGGAAACTGGGCAAATAAACGGGTCTGGGAAGCCCACGTCTACAGCTTCACAGTTGTGACTCCCAGCCTGGGTAGTTGCGATATTCGAAAGGCAGAATTCGGTGGCCTGTTTGGATTCGTACTTGAGCAGAACAAGGCTACCACGGGGCCCCTGTTTCTCTCCGAATTCGGTGTTGGCATGACCGGTGGCCCGCACGATGGATTGAATGACGATGACAATGATTATCTTacttgtctggtgggatACATGGAAAACAATGACGCAGACTGGGCTCACTGGGCTGTTCAGGGATCGTATTATATCCGCGACAAGGTAGTAGACCAGAACGAGACGTGGGGTGCTTTAGACTACGACTGGTCGGACTGGAGAaaccccaagttcaagggCATGTTGGGTAAAATGTTTGACGTTACTCAGGGACCTTGA
- a CDS encoding signal recognition particle, SRP9 subunit (similar to Metarhizium robertsii ARSEF 23 XP_007819790.1) yields MPYFKSSQEWLEQSTLLLEARPSTTRITTKYSIQPVKPRKTKSDIADGDTAIADASKPPRGSLVIKTYDPVSGVTLKYRTTKAAEVSRLVYSSLGRLGRGMAAMPLDVPEEAMPDAPGVATEGGDGENKGSGAATPASQQQAQGQQAQQGGGKKKKKGRK; encoded by the exons ATGCCTTACTTCAAGTCTAGCCAGGAATGGCTCGAGCAGTCTACACTCCTACTCGAAGCTAGACCTTCCACC ACTCGCATTACGACGAAATACTCCATACAGCCCGTCAAACCACGGAAAACAAAATCAGACATCGCAGACGGCGATACTGCCATAGCCGATGCATCAAAACCTCCACGAGGTAgcctcgtcatcaagacGTATGATCCCGTTAGTGGCGTCACGCTCAAGTACCGTACTACCAAGGCCGCAGAGGTTTCTCGTTTGGTGTACTCGTCCCTGGGTCGACTGGGTCGGggcatggctgccatgccTTTGGATGTGCCGGAGGAGGCGATGCCCGATGCGCCAGGCGTTGCGActgagggtggtgatggggagAACAAGGGAAGCGGTGCTGCTACGCCTGCGTCACAACAACAAGCACAGGGTcaacaagcacaacaaggaggtggcaagaagaagaagaagggtaGGAAATAA
- a CDS encoding thiouridylase subunit 2 (similar to Metarhizium robertsii ARSEF 23 XP_007819787.2), translated as MAPATGISKPCRRCAKPDAPYELRNDPTCRDCFVEYVEQKGGRRLGAVARDTRAPGRPGPRRYLGGLSFGPSSTVMMQILDVSAKFHSSKKSSPAFEPLVIHIDTDLSHSADQKDTPAQKLLAKYRERFPNVSFECVHLSKIWSVKTLDWSALNVAGDDTEGTDVDRLRKFFDSLPSMTSKADILRLFIRHLLLDLALERSYTALLLGHSTSALAALTLAEVANGRGFAVPWQINDGPFTVCKYSASADSSGEREVSQVQMPIYYPLREVFKHELKIYLDLMPSVKDLMPDSDSTASNIVSHKDLSIAEVMERYFDSVEGPYSGIVANVVRTTGKLDKATSGSFCHMCGMTLDEQGDSRWAGELGDDVDAPEGGVRTARLCYGCKRSING; from the exons ATGGCTCCGGCAACGGGAATATCAAAGCCATGCCGGCGTTGTGCGAAACCAGACGCTCCGTATGAGTTAAGAAATGATCCCACGTGCCG TGACTGCTTTGTTGAGTATGTTGAACAAAAGGGAGGTCGACGTTTGGGAGCCGTCGCAAGAGACACCAGGGCTCCGGGAAGACCTGGGCCGCGAAGATATCTCGGCGGTCTGTCTTTTGGGCCTTCTTCCACCGTCATGATGCAGATATTGGACGTCAGTGCCAAATTTCACTCTTCCAAAAAGTCCTCGCCTGCCTTTGAGCCTCTAGTCATACACATTGACACAGACTTGTCTCATTCCGCGGACCAAAAGGACACCCCTGCTCAAAAACTTCTCGCCAAGTATCGCGAAAGGTTCCCCAACGTATCCTTCGAGTGTGTGCACCTGAGTAAAATCTGGTCCGTCAAGACGCTCGATTGGTCAGCACTAAACGTGGCGGGCGATGACACCGAGGGGACCGATGTCGATCGATTAAGGAAGTTTTTCGACTCGCTACCGTCCATGACTTCAAAGGCTGATATCTTGCGGCTCTTCATACGGCACCTCCTACTGGACCTGGCTTTGGAGAGGTCATACACAGCCCTGCTTTTGGGACACAGCACATCGGCTCTTGCGGCCCTTACGTTGGCAGAAGTTGCAAACGGAAGGGGGTTCGCAGTTCCTTGGCAAATAAATGACGGGCCATTCACCGTCTGTAAATACAGTGCCAGCGCAGACTCTAGTGGAGAAAGGGAGGTGTCGCAAGTCCAAATGCCAATATACTATCCGCTGAGGGAGGTGTTCAAGCATGAACTCAAGATATATCTTGACTTGATGCCCTCTGTGAAAGACCTCATGCCTGATAGCGATTCAACCGCTAGCAATATCGTGTCCCACAAAGACTTGAGCATTGCGGAAGTCATGGAGCGATACTTTGACTCGGTTGAAGGGCCCTACTCTGGCATCGTGGCCAATGTTGTACGAACTACGGGGAAGTTGGATAAAGCTACTAGCGGGAGCTTTTGCCACATGTGTGGGATGACTTTGGACGAACAAGGCGATTCACGATGGGCCGGTGAGCTTGGTGATGACGTTGACGCCCCTGAGGGAGGTGTTCGAACTGCCCGTCTGTGTTATGGATGCAAGAGATCCATCAATGGATAG